In a single window of the Callithrix jacchus isolate 240 chromosome 1, calJac240_pri, whole genome shotgun sequence genome:
- the SBF1 gene encoding myotubularin-related protein 5 isoform X1 codes for MARLADYFVLVAFGPHPRGSGEGQGQILQRFPEKDWEDNPFPQGIELFCQPSGWQLCPERNPPTFFVAVLTDINSERHYCACLTFWEPVEPSQQEITHVEDATEREEEEDEGGQTHLLSTVPAPSVQLFAPKTLVLVSRLDHAEVFRNSLGLIYAIHVEGLNVCLENVIGNLLTCTVPLAGGSQLDSVEEGARTISLGAGDRQVIQTPLADSLPVSRCSVALLFRQLGITNVLSLFCAALTEHKVLFLSRSYQRLADACRGLLALLFPLRYSFTYVPILPAQLLEVLSTPTPFIIGVNAAFQAETQELLDVIVADLDGGTVSIPECVHIPPLPEPLQSQTHSVLSMVLDPELELADLAFPPPTTSTSSLKMQDKELRAVFLRLFAQLLQGYRWCLHVVRIHPEPVIRFHKAAFLGQRGLVEDDFLMKVLEGMAFAGFVSERGVPYRPTDLFDELVAHEVARIRADENYPQRVLRHVQELAEQLYKNENPYPAVAMHKVQRPGESSHLRRAPRPFPRLDEGTVQWIVDQAAAKMQGAPPAVKAEKRTTVPSGPPMTAILERGSGLHVNSARRLEVVRNCISYVFEGKMLEAKKLLPAVLRALKGRAARRCLAQELHLHVQQNRAVLDHQQFDFVVRMMNCCLQDCTSLDEHGIAAALLPLVTAFCRKLSPGVTQFAYSCVQEHVVWSTPQFWEAMFYGDVQTHIRALYLEPTEDRAPTQEVGEAPSQEDERSALDVASEQRRLWPTLSREKQQELVQKEESTVFSQAIHYANRMSYLLLPLDSSKSRLLRERAGLGDLESASNSLVTNSMAGSVAESYDTESGFEDAETCDVAGAVVRFINRFVDKVCTESGVTSDHLKGLHVMVPDIVQMHIETLEAVQRESRRLPPIQKPKLLRPRLLPGEECVLDGLRVYLLPDGREEGAGGSAGGPALLPAEGAVFLTTYRVIFTGMPTDPLVGEQVVVRSFPVAALTKEKRISVQTPVDQLLQDGLQLRSCTFQLLKMAFDEEVGSDSAELFRKQLHKLRYPPDVRATFAFTLGSAHTPGRPPRVTKDKGPSLRTLSRNLVKNAKKTIGRQHVTRKKYNPPNWEHRGQPPPEDQEDEISVSEELEPSTLTPSSALKPSDRMTMSSLVERACCRDYQRLGLGTLSSSLSRAKSEPFRISPVNRMYAICRSYPGLLIVPQSVQDNALQRVSRCYRQNRFPVVCWRSGRSKAVLLRSGGLHGKGVVGLFKAQNAPSPGQSQADSSSLEQEKYLQAVVSSMPRYADASGRNTLSGFSSAHMGSHVPSPRARVTTLSNPMAASASRRTAPRGKWGSVRTSGRSSGLGADVGSRLAGRDALAPPQANGGPPDPGFLRPQRAALYILGDKAQFKGVRPDPLQQWELVPIEVFEARQVKASFKKLLKACVPGCPAVEPSPVSFLRSLEDSEWLIQIHRLLQVSVLVVELLDSGSSVLVGLEDGWDITTQVVSLVQLLSDPFYRTLEGFRLLVEKEWLSFGHRFSHRGAHTLAGQSSGFTPVFLQFLDCVHQVHLQFPMEFEFSQFYLKFLGYHHVSRRFRTFLLDSDYERIELGLLYEEKGERRGQLPCRSVWEYVDRLSKRTPVFYNYMYAPEDTEVLRPYSNVSNLKVWEFYTEETLAEGPPYDWELAQGPPEPPEEERSDGGPPQSRRRVVWPCYDSCPRTQPDAISRLLEELQRLETELGRPTERWKDTWDRVKAAQRLEGRPDGRGTPSSLLVSTAPHHRRSLGVYLQEGPVGSTLSLSLDSDQSSGSTASGSRQAARRSTSTLYSQFQTAESENRSYEGTLYKKGAFMKPWKARWFVLDKTKHQLRYYDHRVDTDCKGVIDLAEVEAVAPGTPTMGAPKTVDEKAFFDVKTTRRVYNFCAQDVPSAQQWVDRIQSCLSDA; via the exons ATGGCGCGGCTCGCGGACTACTTCGTGCTGGTGGCGTTCGGGCCGCACCCGCGCG GGAGTGGGGAAGGCCAGGGCCAGATTCTGCAGCGCTTCCCGGAGAAGGACTGGGAGGACAACCCCTTCCCTCAGGGCATCGAGTTG TTTTGCCAGCCCAGTGGGTGGCAGCTGTGTCCTGAGAGGAATCCACCGACCTTCTTTGTTGCTGTCCTCACCGACATCAACTCTGAGCGCCACTACTGCGCCTGCTTGACCTTCTGGGAGCCGGTGGAGCCTTCACAG CAGGAAATTACACATGTGGAGGATGCcacagagagggaggaagaggaggatgagggAGGCCAGACGCACCTGTTGTCCACAGTGCCTGCCCCATCTGTCCAGCTGTTTGCACCCAAGACGCTGGTACTGGTGTCGAGACTTGACCACGCGGAGGTGTTCAGG AACAGCCTCGGCCTCATCTATGCCATCCACGTGGAGGGCCTGAATGTGTGCCTGGAGAACGTGATTGGGAACCTGCTGACGTGCACTGTACCCCTGGCCGGGGGCTCACAG CTGGACTCTGTTGAGGAAGGAGCG AGGACGATATCTTTGGGGGCTGGTGACCGGCAGGTCATCCAGACTCCACTGGCCGACTCGCTGCCTGTCAGCCGCTGCAGCGTGGCCCTGCTCTTCCGCCAGCTGG GCATCACCAACGTGCTGTCTTTGTTCTGTGCCGCCCTCACGGAGCACAAGGTTCTCTTCCTGTCCCGAAGCTACCAGAGGCTCGCTGATGCCTGCAGGGGCCTCCTGGCCCTGCTGTTTCCTCTCAGATACAG CTTCACCTATGTGCCCATCCTGCCGGCCCAGCTGCTGGAGGTCCTCAGCACACCCACGCCCTTCATCATCGGGGTCAACGCGGCCTTCCAGGCAGAGACCCAGGAGCTG CTGGATGTGATTGTTGCTGATTTGGATGGAGGGACGGTGTCCATCCCTGAGTGTGTGCACATTCCACCCTTGCCAGAGCCACTGCAGAGTCAGACGCACAGTGTTCTCAGCATG GTCCTGGACCCGGAGCTGGAGTTGGCTGACCTCGCCTTCCCTCCACCCACGACGTCCACCTCCTCCCTGAAGATGCAG GACAAGGAGCTTCGTGCCGTCTTCCTGCGGCTCTTTGCTCAGCTGCTGCAGGGCTATCGCTGGTGCCTGCACGTTGTGCGCATCCACCCGGAGCCTGTCATTCGCTTCCATAAG GCAGCCTTCCTGGGCCAGCGTGGGCTGGTGGAGGACGATTTCCTGATGAAGGTGCTGGAGGGCATGGCCTTTGCTGGCTTTGTGTCAGAGCGTGGGGTCCCTTACCGCCCCACGGACCTGTTTGATGAG CTGGTGGCCCATGAGGTGGCACGGATTCGGGCGGACGAGAACTATCCCCAGCGTGTCCTGCGTCACGTCCAGGAACTGGCAGAGCAGCTCTACAAGAAC GAGAACCCATACCCAGCGGTGGCGATGCACAAGGTACAGAGGCCCGGCGAGAGCAGTCACTTACGACGGGCACCCCGGCCCTTCCCCCGGCTGGATGAAGGCACCGTGCAGTGGATCGTGGACCAGGCTGCGGCCAAGATGCAGGGTGCACCCCCAGCCGTGAAGGCTGAGAAGAGGACCACAGTGCCCTCAGGGCCCCCCATGA CTGCCATCCTGGAGCGGGGCAGCGGGCTGCATGTCAACAGCGCCCGGCGGCTGGAGGTCGTGCGCAATTGCATCTCCTACGTGTTTGAGGGGAAGATGCTTGAGGCCAAGAAG ctgctcCCAGCCGTGCTGAGGGCCCTAAAGGGGCGAGCTGCCCGCCGCTGCCTCGCCCAGGAGCTGCACCTGCACGTGCAACAGAACCGCGCAGTTCTGGACCACCAGCAGTTTGACTTTGTGGTCCGTATGATGAACTGCTGCCTGCAG GACTGCACTTCTCTGGATGAGCATGGCATCGCAGCTGCTCTGCTGCCTCTGGTCACAGCCTTCTGCCGG AAGCTGAGCCCGGGGGTGACGCAGTTCGCATACAGCTGTGTGCAGGAGCACGTGGTGTGGAGCACGCCACAGTTCTGGGAGGCCATGTTCTACGGGGACGTGCAGACTCACATCCGGGCCCTATACCTGGAGCCCACTGAGGACCGGGCCCCCACCCAG GAGGTTGGGGAGGCACCTTCCCAGGAGGACGAGCGCTCTGCCCTAGACGTGGCTTCCGAGCAGCGGCGCCTGTGGCCAACCCTGAGCCGTGAGAAACAGCAGGAGCTAGTGCAGAAGGAGGAGAGTACGGTGTTCAGCCAGGCCATCCACTACGCCAACCGTATGAGCTACCTCCTGCTGCCCCTGGACAGCAGCAAGAGCCGCCTGCTTCGGGAACGCGCAGGGCTGGGCGACCTGGAGAGTGCCAGCAACAGCCTGGTCACCAACAG CATGGCTGGCAGTGTGGCCGAGAGTTATGACACGGAGAGCGGCTTTGAGGATGCAGAGACCTGCGATGTAGCTGGGGCTGTGGTCCGGTTCATCAACCGCTTTGTGGACAAAGTGTGCACAGAGAGTGGGGTCACCAGTGACCACCTCAAGGGGCTGCATGTCATGGTGCCAG ACATTGTCCAGATGCACATCGAGACCCTGGAGGCCGTGCAGCGGGAGAGTCGGAGGCTGCCACCCATCCAGAAG CCCAAGCTGCTTCGGCCACGCCTGCTGCCCGGTGAGGAGTGTGTGCTGGACGGCCTGCGTGTCTACCTGCTGCCAGATGGGCGTGAGGAGGGTGCGGGGGGCAGTGCCGGGGGGCCAGCACTGCTCCCAGCTGAGGGCGCCGTCTTCCTCACCACGTACCGGGTCATCTTCACGGGGATGCCCACGGACCCCCTGG TCGGGGAGCAGGTGGTGGTCCGCTCCTTCCCAGTGGCTGCTCTGACCAAGGAGAAGCGTATCAGCGTCCAGACCCCTGTGGACCAGCTCCTGCAGGATGGGCTGCAACTGCGCTCCTGCACATTCCAG CTGCTGAAAATGGCCTTTGATGAGGAGGTGGGGTCTGACAGTGCCGAGCTCTTCCGAAAGCAGCTTCATAAGCTGCGGTACCCACCAGACGTCAGGGCCACCTTCGCATTCaccctgggctctgcccacacACCTGGCCGGCCACCGCGAGTCACCAAGGACAAGGGCCCTTCCCTCAG AACCTTGTCCCGGAACCTGGTCAAGAATGCCAAGAAGACCATTGGGCGGCAGCATGTCACTCGCAAGAAGTACAACCCCCCCAACTGGGAGCACCGGGGCCAGCCGCCCCCTGAGGACCAGGAGGACGAGATCTCAG TGTCAGAGGAGCTGGAGCCCAGCACGCTGACCCCGTCCTCAGCCCTGAAGCCCTCTGACCGCATGACCATGAGCAGCCTGGTGGAAAGGGCTTGCTGCCGTGACTACCAGCGCCTTGGCCTGGGCACTCTGAGCAGCAGCCTGAGCCGGGCCAAGTCTGAGCCTTTCCGCATTTCTCCCGTCAACCGCATGTATGCCATCTGCCGCAG CTACCCGGGGCTGCTGATCGTGCCCCAGAGTGTCCAGGACAATGCCCTGCAGCGCGTGTCCCGCTGCTACCGCCAGAACCGCTTCCCCGTGGTCTGCTGGCGCAGCGGGCGGTCCAAGGCAGTGCTGCTGCGCTCTGGGGGCCTGCACGGCAAAGGTGTCGTCGGCCTCTTCAAGGCCCAGAATGCACCTTCTCCAG GCCAGTCCCAGGCGGACTCCAGTAGCCTGGAGCAGGAGAAGTACCTGCAGGCTGTGGTCAGCTCCATGCCCCGCTACGCGGACGCGTCGGGACGCAACACGCTTAGCGGCTTCTCTTCAGCCCACATGGGCAGTCACG TTCCCAGCCCCAGAGCCAGGGTCACCACGCTGTCCAACCCCATGGCGGCCTCGGCCTCCAGACGGACCGCACCCCGAG GTAAGTGGGGCAGTGTCCGGACCAGTGGGCGCAGCAGTGGGCTTGGCGCCGATGTGGGCTCCCGGCTAGCTGGCAGAGATGCGCTGGCCCCACCCCAGGCCAACGGGGGTCCCCCCGACCCAGGCTTCCTACGGCCGCAGCGAGCAGCCCTCTATATCCTTGGGGACAAAGCCCAGTTCAAG GGTGTGCGGCCAGACCCCCTGCAGCAGTGGGAGCTGGTGCCCATTGAGGTGTTTGAGGCGCGGCAGGTGAAAGCTAGCTTCAAGAAGCTGCTGAAGGCGTGTGTCCCAGGCTGCCCTGCTGTTGAGCCCAGCCCAGTCTCCTTCCTGCGCTCGCTGGAGGACTCAGAGTGGTTGATCCAG ATCCACAGGCTGCTGCAGGTGTCGGTGCTGGTGGTGGAGCTCCTGGATTCAGGCTCTTCTGTGCTGGTGGGCCTGGAGGACGGCTGGGACATCACCACCCAG GTGGTGTCCTTGGTGCAGCTGCTCTCAGACCCCTTCTACCGCACACTGGAGGGCTTCCGCCTGCTGGTGGAGAAGGAGTGGCTGTCTTTTGGTCATCGCTTCAGCCACCGTGGAGCCCACACCCTGGCTGGGCAGAGCAGTGGCTTCACGCCCGTCTTCCTGCAGTTCCTGGACTGCGTACACCAG GTCCACCTGCAGTTCCCCatggagtttgagttcagccagTTCTACCTCAAGTTCCTCGGCTACCACCACGTGTCCCGCCGTTTCCGGACCTTCCTGCTCGACTCTGACTATGAGCGCATTGAGCTGG GGCTGCTGTACGAGGAGAAGGGGGAACGCAGGGGCCAGCTGCCGTGCAGGTCTGTGTGGGAGTATGTGGATCGGCTGAGCAAGAGGACACCCGTGTTCTACAATTACATGTATGCACCCGAGGACACAGAG GTCCTGCGGCCCTATAGCAACGTGTCCAACCTGAAGGTGTGGGAATTCTACACTGAGGAGACGCTGGCCGAGGGCCCTCCCTATGACTGGGAACTGGCCCAGGGGCCCCCTGAACCCCCGGAGGAAGAACGGTCTGACGGAGGCCCTCCCCAGAGCAGGCGCCGTGTGGTGTGGCCCTGCTACGACAGCTGCCCCCGAACCCAGCCTGACGCCATCTCACGCCTGCTAGAG GAGCTGCAGAGGCTGGAGACAGAGTTGGGCCGACCCACTGAGCGCTGGAAGGACACCTGGGACCGGGTGAAGGCTGCGCAGCGCCTCGAAGGCCGGCCAGACGGACGT GGCACCCCTAGCTCCCTCCTAGTGTCCACGGCACCCCACCACCGCCGCTCGCTGGGTGTGTACCTGCAGGAGGGgcctgtgggctccaccctgagCCTCAGCCTGGACAGTGACCAGAGTAGTGGCTCAACTGCATCTGGCTCCCGCCAGGCTGCCCGCCGCAGCACCAGCACCCTGTACAGCCAGTTCCAGACAGCTGAGAGTGAGAACAG GTCCTATGAGGGCACTCTGTACAAGAAGGGGGCCTTCATGAAGCCCTGGAAGGCCCGCTGGTTCGTGTTAGACAAGACCAAGCACCAG CTGCGCTACTATGACCACCGAGTGGACACAGACTGCAAGGGTGTCATCGACCTggcggaggtggaggctgtggccCCTGGCACGCCCACCATGGGCGCTCCCAAAACCGTGGATGAGAAGGCCTTCTTTGAC GTGAAGACCACGCGTCGCGTTTACAACTTCTGTGCCCAGGATGTGCCCTCAGCCCAGCAGTGGGTGGACCGGATCCAGAGCTGCCTGTCAGACGCCTGA